In Flavobacterium sp. N3904, one DNA window encodes the following:
- a CDS encoding phosphoheptose isomerase, whose product MNLNISNNLDKIAVFEQIAAALKKENFSVVQEDQTRPWGGFFVIDESQAGAFVAKFFPHLEMEAITITNKLSPKILVVAPHKRLSWQYHFRRAEIWEILSGLVGVKTSMTDEEGEIQELAPGTFIQMDKGERHRLIGLESWGVVAEIWEHTDPENSSDEEDIVRLQDDFGR is encoded by the coding sequence ATGAATTTAAATATCTCAAATAATTTAGATAAAATTGCCGTTTTTGAGCAAATTGCAGCAGCATTAAAAAAAGAAAATTTCTCAGTCGTTCAAGAAGATCAAACCAGACCATGGGGAGGTTTTTTTGTAATTGATGAAAGTCAGGCGGGTGCTTTTGTAGCAAAATTTTTTCCACATTTGGAGATGGAAGCGATTACAATTACCAATAAGTTAAGTCCAAAGATTTTGGTTGTGGCTCCTCATAAACGTTTGTCATGGCAATATCATTTTCGCAGAGCGGAAATCTGGGAAATACTATCTGGTTTAGTAGGTGTGAAGACCAGTATGACAGATGAAGAAGGAGAAATTCAAGAGCTTGCACCTGGCACTTTTATACAAATGGACAAAGGAGAACGTCATCGCTTAATTGGATTGGAATCTTGGGGAGTAGTTGCTGAGATTTGGGAGCATACAGACCCAGAAAACTCTTCAGATGAAGAGGATATTGTTCGTTTGCAAGATGACTTTGGGAGATAA
- a CDS encoding alpha-amylase family glycosyl hydrolase, with protein MQSKLIIIVLLSFFMFESGSLKAQNTEKKWWKESVFYQIYMPSYADSNGDGYGDFKGMTVKLDYLQSLGIKGIWLTPFLTSPKVDNGYDIANYYKVDPTYGNKSDFEVFLKEAHKRGIKVIMDMVLNHTSTDCKWFQESRKSKDNPYRDYYIWKDKPNNWESFFGGTAWQKDTLTDQFYYHKFDVRMADLNWANPKVVAEVQKVLRFWLDAGVDGFRLDVINFLNTDGITTDNPMKEGVQDHKNDIDQKGVKDAMRIIKSTVNEYNNRFIVGEIGSDKIEVLKQYQSQDLLDVVFNFNFGSIKTFSSKRIFDELQSMEKNMSNYPTLFFGSHDMPRMIDRLADGSPNRALALAALMLTAKGVPFVYYGEEIGMHNIIVKNLEEMVDIQGKTHYELTLAKGNNPDEALKEGNEHNRDKSRSPMQWNGNAFAGFSKEKTWIKTNSDYQKNNVLELLTKENSILNRYKKLIALRNNEKVLQYGKYDRLDYKEDQILFTRSFEGDQITVLINFGSEKKISLPKGGQILMGSTQLKTNDFIIYRN; from the coding sequence ATGCAATCTAAATTAATAATTATCGTGCTCCTTTCTTTCTTTATGTTTGAGTCGGGTTCTTTAAAAGCACAGAACACAGAAAAGAAATGGTGGAAAGAATCTGTTTTTTACCAAATCTATATGCCGAGTTATGCCGATAGCAACGGTGATGGCTATGGTGATTTTAAAGGAATGACTGTGAAGTTAGATTACTTGCAATCGCTAGGTATAAAGGGCATTTGGTTGACTCCTTTTCTCACTTCGCCAAAAGTGGATAATGGCTATGATATTGCCAATTATTATAAAGTTGATCCCACTTATGGCAATAAATCCGATTTTGAGGTTTTCTTGAAGGAAGCACACAAAAGAGGAATCAAAGTGATAATGGACATGGTTTTGAATCACACTTCCACCGATTGTAAGTGGTTTCAGGAATCTCGAAAATCAAAAGACAATCCTTATCGTGATTATTATATCTGGAAAGATAAACCCAACAATTGGGAATCTTTTTTCGGAGGAACTGCTTGGCAAAAAGACACTTTGACGGATCAATTTTATTATCATAAGTTTGATGTAAGAATGGCCGATCTCAATTGGGCAAATCCAAAAGTGGTGGCTGAGGTTCAAAAAGTACTTCGCTTTTGGTTGGATGCCGGTGTAGATGGATTTCGACTGGATGTTATCAATTTTTTGAACACTGACGGAATTACGACAGACAATCCTATGAAAGAGGGTGTGCAAGATCACAAAAACGACATCGACCAAAAAGGCGTGAAAGACGCGATGCGAATCATAAAATCGACTGTGAACGAGTATAATAATCGTTTTATTGTTGGAGAAATTGGTAGCGACAAAATAGAAGTCCTGAAACAATACCAATCACAGGATTTGTTGGATGTGGTTTTTAATTTCAACTTTGGAAGCATCAAAACATTTTCATCAAAACGTATTTTTGATGAGTTGCAAAGCATGGAGAAAAACATGAGTAATTATCCAACTTTGTTTTTTGGAAGCCATGATATGCCTCGAATGATCGATCGATTGGCTGATGGAAGTCCCAACAGAGCTTTGGCACTGGCGGCTTTGATGCTTACCGCCAAAGGAGTTCCTTTTGTGTACTATGGCGAAGAAATAGGAATGCACAATATCATTGTTAAAAATCTTGAAGAAATGGTCGATATTCAAGGGAAAACGCATTATGAATTGACCCTTGCCAAAGGTAATAATCCCGATGAGGCACTCAAGGAAGGGAATGAACACAATCGGGATAAATCGCGTAGTCCAATGCAGTGGAATGGAAATGCTTTTGCAGGATTTTCAAAAGAGAAAACTTGGATTAAAACCAATTCTGATTACCAAAAAAATAATGTTTTAGAGTTATTAACCAAAGAAAATTCAATTCTTAATCGCTACAAAAAGTTGATTGCCTTAAGAAATAATGAAAAAGTCTTGCAATATGGTAAGTATGATAGGCTTGACTATAAAGAAGATCAAATTCTATTTACCCGATCTTTTGAAGGAGACCAAATTACGGTCCTGATTAACTTTGGTTCGGAAAAGAAAATAAGCCTTCCAAAAGGAGGGCAAATTTTAATGGGCAGTACCCAATTAAAAACCAATGATTTTATTATTTACAGAAATTAG
- a CDS encoding MFS transporter yields the protein MFKKIQTEIDHFQSQTRNFRILIFTNLVYALVLPVIDIFVAAYIMRNSNDTSKVVIYQLAIYTGIPLTFLLNGFLLKHFNIRKLYSTGMMLSGVAMIIMMSFKILDLTGIGIAGIIMGMSFGLYWSNRDYLALAITNDKNRNYYYGLETFFYTIIAIVIPATIGWFIQSKTGEAEKHSAYIIITGVVFLITIVASIVCFRGKFENPAQKQYIFFKFHPLWYKLLSLATFKGLAQGFLVTAPAMLIFKLLGEEGALGNAQSIGAILAAIVIYLIGRFSKPSDRIKIFAVGLILFALGACLNGFFYNKTGVIIFLLLLLIAKPLMDLAYFPIQLRVIDIVSHIEKRGEFTYILNHEAGLYVGRLCGAGTFLVLYYALSEDFALRYAIGIIALLQLCSIYISKKIIAEGNILSPEKEEPIDLKVLDHVAEHIV from the coding sequence ATGTTTAAAAAAATCCAAACCGAAATTGATCATTTTCAAAGTCAGACCCGTAATTTTCGGATCTTAATTTTTACCAATTTGGTGTATGCTTTGGTGTTGCCTGTAATTGATATTTTCGTGGCGGCCTATATCATGAGAAACTCCAATGACACTTCCAAAGTTGTTATTTACCAATTGGCAATTTATACAGGGATTCCGCTTACCTTTTTACTAAATGGGTTTTTGTTGAAACATTTTAACATTCGAAAATTATATTCAACAGGAATGATGCTTAGCGGTGTTGCCATGATTATCATGATGTCGTTCAAGATATTGGATTTAACCGGAATCGGAATCGCGGGAATCATCATGGGAATGTCGTTCGGTTTGTATTGGTCCAATAGAGATTATTTGGCATTAGCTATTACAAATGACAAAAATCGCAACTATTATTATGGTTTGGAGACTTTTTTCTATACCATAATTGCCATTGTAATCCCAGCCACTATAGGTTGGTTTATTCAATCCAAAACTGGAGAAGCAGAAAAACATAGTGCCTATATTATCATTACGGGAGTTGTTTTTCTTATTACAATTGTGGCTTCAATTGTTTGTTTTAGGGGTAAATTTGAAAACCCGGCACAGAAACAATATATCTTTTTCAAGTTTCATCCCTTGTGGTATAAGCTTTTATCTTTGGCTACCTTCAAAGGATTGGCACAAGGATTTTTGGTAACCGCTCCGGCTATGCTTATCTTTAAATTATTGGGAGAAGAAGGCGCATTGGGTAATGCACAATCGATAGGAGCAATATTAGCCGCCATCGTTATCTACCTTATTGGCCGTTTTTCTAAACCTTCCGACAGAATAAAAATATTTGCGGTAGGATTGATACTTTTTGCTCTGGGTGCTTGTTTGAATGGATTCTTTTATAATAAAACAGGTGTTATTATATTCTTATTGTTATTGTTAATAGCTAAACCCTTAATGGATCTAGCTTATTTTCCGATTCAGTTGAGAGTTATTGATATTGTTTCCCATATCGAAAAGAGAGGGGAATTCACTTATATATTAAATCATGAAGCGGGTTTGTATGTTGGTAGACTTTGTGGAGCGGGAACATTTTTGGTTTTATATTATGCCCTTTCCGAAGATTTTGCCTTGCGTTATGCCATTGGTATTATTGCGCTTTTGCAATTGTGTTCTATTTATATCAGTAAAAAAATAATTGCCGAAGGGAATATTCTTTCTCCAGAAAAAGAGGAACCTATTGACCTAAAAGTTCTGGATCATGTGGCAGAACATATTGTTTAA
- a CDS encoding glycoside hydrolase family 130 protein, whose product MIDIAKRFEQNPLLSPKDLPASIDGLQITCLLNPGVFQYEGKTWLLVRVAERPEQKEGVISFPILTETGTEIIEIPTNAPELDASDARIINYKGVDYLTTLSHLRLLCSEDGINFYEPEGYPLLVGEGILEAFGIEDCRVALIEGKYYLTFTSVSDNGVGVGLRTTTDWKTFEKHGMILPAHNKDCAIFEEKINGMFYALHRPSSVEIGGNYIWITSSPDGLHWGNHKCIIKTRKGLWDSKRVGAGAAPIKTEKGWLSIYHGANENHQYCLGAFLMDLKDPSKVIAQTELPIMVPTEEYEVSGFFGNVVFTNGHIVEPDGDTITIYYGASDEFVCGAKFSIEEIYSLLKFNNV is encoded by the coding sequence ATGATAGACATAGCAAAACGATTCGAACAAAACCCTTTATTATCACCCAAAGATTTACCAGCGAGCATCGATGGCTTACAAATTACTTGTTTGTTGAATCCAGGTGTGTTTCAATACGAAGGTAAAACTTGGCTACTAGTAAGAGTTGCCGAAAGACCCGAACAAAAAGAAGGTGTGATTTCTTTTCCTATTCTTACCGAAACTGGCACCGAAATTATTGAAATTCCAACAAATGCACCAGAATTGGATGCTTCTGATGCAAGAATAATTAATTACAAAGGGGTTGATTATTTGACTACGCTTTCTCATTTACGTTTGTTGTGTAGCGAAGATGGTATCAATTTTTATGAGCCAGAAGGCTATCCATTATTGGTAGGCGAAGGAATTTTGGAAGCTTTTGGAATAGAAGATTGTAGAGTAGCTTTGATTGAAGGAAAATACTATTTGACTTTCACTTCTGTTTCGGACAATGGGGTTGGCGTAGGTTTGCGTACCACTACCGATTGGAAAACATTCGAGAAACACGGTATGATATTGCCGGCTCACAATAAAGATTGCGCCATTTTTGAAGAAAAAATCAACGGGATGTTCTATGCCCTTCACCGTCCGAGTAGTGTGGAAATTGGTGGAAATTATATCTGGATTACGTCATCTCCAGACGGATTGCACTGGGGAAACCACAAATGCATTATCAAAACTAGAAAAGGGCTTTGGGACAGCAAAAGAGTTGGTGCGGGTGCAGCTCCTATAAAAACAGAAAAGGGATGGCTATCCATTTATCATGGAGCCAACGAAAATCATCAGTATTGTTTGGGGGCTTTTTTAATGGATTTAAAAGATCCTTCAAAAGTAATTGCCCAAACGGAATTGCCAATTATGGTGCCAACAGAAGAATACGAAGTCAGCGGTTTCTTTGGAAATGTAGTATTCACAAATGGTCACATTGTAGAACCGGATGGAGACACCATTACCATTTATTATGGCGCTTCGGATGAATTTGTGTGTGGCGCTAAATTTTCAATCGAAGAAATCTATTCACTTTTAAAATTTAACAATGTTTAA